In Calderihabitans maritimus, the DNA window TATCTTTGCATTCTTGAACGGAATATTTTGGTGTGCCTAAGGAATAATCAATAAATTCCAAAACTAAATTGCCAGTAAAATCTTGGATAGGAGAAATCTCTTGAAAAATTTCCCTTAAGCCCTCATCCAGAAACCATTGGTAGGAATTTTTCTGAATCTCAATTAAATTGGGCATATCAAGTACTTCTGGGATTTTCGAAAAACTTTCTCTTTTTCTTCGTCCTATATTGCTCGGGCTGGTCATTGACGTCACCCCCAATCAAAATCGTACCCAATCAACGGTTACAAAATCTAAAAGCAAGGTTTGCCATCGAGCATCAACCTCGCTCTAAAGAACAACCACTAATCCCCCTTATCTACCTATTCTTTCCTGCAGAACATACGGATATACATGGACGGTAATTGCTTGATAGTACCCTCAGGATAAATAAGGAATAGCATACCATTTTACAATGTTACCATACACATCCATGTTTGTCAAGAACAAAAAGACACTCTTATTAAAAAGAGTGTCTAAAAATTTTCTACGAGTTTAAGCATTAGTAATATATTATTTTAGCTCAACCGAAGCACCAGCTTCTTCCAACTTAGCCTTAATGGCTTCGGCTTCCTCCTTGCTGACTTTTTCTTTAACCGGTTTGGGGGCTTCGTCTACCAATGCCTTGGCATCTTTCAGCCCTAGGCCGGTAATCTCACGGACCACCTTAATGACATTAATTTTCTTATCGCCAGGAGATGTTAAAATAACATCAAACTCGGTCTGCTCCTCTTGAGCTGCTTCAGCCGCACCTGGCGCAGGAGCAGCGGCCATGGCCACTGGAGCGGCAGCAGTAACTCCAAATTCTTCTTCTAAAGCCTTTACCAGTTCTGCCAACTCCAAAACAGTCATGCCTTTAACAGTTTCAATAATTTCCGCTACTTTAGACATCTTATTTTACCTCCTTAGCAAAAATTATATATTTAGGGGTTTTAAGCTCCCTTTTGCTGCCGAATAGCTTCTAAAACGTATACTAAATTGCGAATCGTACCCTGCAAAACATTGACCAGCCCGTATAAAGGAGCCTGAAATCCGCCCACTGTTTTGGCTAACAGTTCCTCACGCGAAGGCAAATCGGCTAAAGCTTTGATTTTTTGTAGATCGATAACCTTGCCTTCCAATATCCCTGCTTTGATTTCTAGATTGTCGTGTTCCTTCGCAAAATTGGAAAGAATTTTAGCCGGGCTCACCGGATCTTCATAACTGAAGGCTATTGCCGTAGGCCCTTCCAAATAAGGTTCTAATTCTTCCAGCCCTACATCTTTTGCTGCCAGCCAAGTTAAGGTGTTTTTTACAACCTTGAATTCTACACCAGCTTCTCTCAGTTTCGCCCTTAGGTCAGTCATTTCTGCTACATTCAGTCCCCGGTAATCCGTCAAAACAGCAGCACTAGATTGGGACAATTTTTCCTTAAGCTCCTGAACCACCTTTTCCTTATCTAATTTCTTCTTCACTTTTGCACCCCTCCGCATAAAAATAAGAAACCTCCGTAGACATACGGAGGTTAGTAAGCTTTTAACACCTTAAATAGACACCAACCTCGGCAGGCGGATTTCTCCTTTAAGGTCTTTCAACCACCTGCTGTCTACGGTTAGAACTTAATCGTTTTTTATAATCAAGCTGCATTATACCAGAAAATATATTCTGCTGTCAAATTTCCGCAGCTTTATTTTGGTAAGGCCTTTTGGGGATTAATTTTAATTCCCGGTCCCATAGTTGAAGAAACCGAAATGCTTCTCACATACTGCCCTTTAGCAGCCGCAGGTCTAGCTTTTATCAAAGCTTCGATTAAAGCCCTAAAGTTCTCTAACAGCTTCTCCACTTCAAAAGATGCCTTCCCTATCGGAACATGTATAATCCCCGCTTTATCTACTCTAAACTCAATTTTCCCAGCTTTTATTTCCTTAACTGCTCGCGCAACATCCATGGTTACGGTTCCGGCCTTGGGATTGGGCATCAACCCTCTAGGTCCTAGAATACGACCTAATTTTCCTACAATAGCCATGGTATCAGGAGTAGCAACCGCTACGTCAAAATCTAACCAACCTTCTTGAATTTTCTCCACTAGATCCTCTGCTCCTACATAATCTGCTCCGGCCTCTTCAGCTTCTTTAGCTTTTTCTCCTTTGGCAAAGACGAGGACCGTTCGGGTCTTACCCGTTCCATGAGGAAGAACGATGGTTCCTCTGACCTGCTGATCCGCATGACGGGGGTCAACTCCCAAGCGAACCGCTACTTCAACCGTCTCATCAAATTTGGCCTTAGCAGTTTTTTTCACTAGTTCTAAGGCTTCTTGAGGTTCATAAAGAGTCGTTCTGTCCACCAACTTTGAAGCTTCTAAGTATCTCTTTCCACGTTTAGGCATATTCTTACCTCCTCAAGTGGTATTGGCGGAATTAAAATTCCTCCCACTTATTAAAAACACAACAAAAATTTTTAGCCTTCTATTTCAATTCCCATACTCCTAGCCGTACCCTCAATCATTCTCATAGCCGCTTCTATACTCGCAGCATTTAGATCTTTCATTTTCAGCTCGGCAATTTCCCGCACCTGATCGCGGGAAACCTTGCCTACTTTCACCCGGTTAGGCTCACCACTTCCGGTTTCTATACCGGCTGCCTTTTTCAACAGCACTGCGGCCGGAGGGGTCTTGGTAATAAAAGTAAAGGACCTGTCTTCATAAACAGTTATTTCTACCGGGATAATTAACCCGGCTTGAGCCGCCGTTCTCTCGTTAAATTCTTTACAAAAAGCCATAATATTAACGCCGTGTTGTCCCAAAGCAGGTCCAACCGGCGGTGCCGGAT includes these proteins:
- the rplL gene encoding 50S ribosomal protein L7/L12; the encoded protein is MSKVAEIIETVKGMTVLELAELVKALEEEFGVTAAAPVAMAAAPAPGAAEAAQEEQTEFDVILTSPGDKKINVIKVVREITGLGLKDAKALVDEAPKPVKEKVSKEEAEAIKAKLEEAGASVELK
- the rplJ gene encoding 50S ribosomal protein L10, producing the protein MKKKLDKEKVVQELKEKLSQSSAAVLTDYRGLNVAEMTDLRAKLREAGVEFKVVKNTLTWLAAKDVGLEELEPYLEGPTAIAFSYEDPVSPAKILSNFAKEHDNLEIKAGILEGKVIDLQKIKALADLPSREELLAKTVGGFQAPLYGLVNVLQGTIRNLVYVLEAIRQQKGA
- the rplA gene encoding 50S ribosomal protein L1, with the translated sequence MPKRGKRYLEASKLVDRTTLYEPQEALELVKKTAKAKFDETVEVAVRLGVDPRHADQQVRGTIVLPHGTGKTRTVLVFAKGEKAKEAEEAGADYVGAEDLVEKIQEGWLDFDVAVATPDTMAIVGKLGRILGPRGLMPNPKAGTVTMDVARAVKEIKAGKIEFRVDKAGIIHVPIGKASFEVEKLLENFRALIEALIKARPAAAKGQYVRSISVSSTMGPGIKINPQKALPK
- the rplK gene encoding 50S ribosomal protein L11, whose translation is MAKKVIGLIKLQIPAGKANPAPPVGPALGQHGVNIMAFCKEFNERTAAQAGLIIPVEITVYEDRSFTFITKTPPAAVLLKKAAGIETGSGEPNRVKVGKVSRDQVREIAELKMKDLNAASIEAAMRMIEGTARSMGIEIEG